A genomic stretch from Ictalurus punctatus breed USDA103 chromosome 2, Coco_2.0, whole genome shotgun sequence includes:
- the sesn1 gene encoding sestrin-1 isoform X2: MRHASADNEPVKNSSLIMTGLFKICTHCERLSKKYMGVRIPRPLGNGPSRFIPEKEILQVSKVDTRTQSIFEDAFSLGRLDNICLVMGFHPQYLDCFLRTQHYLLQMDGPLSRHYRHYIGIMAAARHQCSYLVNLHVNDFLQVGGDPKWLNGLDGAPQKLRALGELNKILAHRPWLLTKTHIENLLKAEEHSWSLAELIHAVVLLTHYHSLASFTFGCGITPDIHAEGGHTFRPPSVSGYCMCDIANGNGALDDVVGNQLEMEVSGEVEVLMERMKQLQECRDEEEASQEEMATRFEREKTESMLVTTAEDEECVPSRDVSRHFEDPSYGYQDFSRRGEHVPTFRVQDYSWEDHGFSLVNRLYPDVGQLLDEKFQIVYNLTYNTMATHQGVDTSMLRRAIWNYIHCMFGIRYDDYDYGEINELLDCSFKVYIKTMVCSPEKTTKRMYESFWRQFQHSEKVHVNLLLMEARMQAELLYALRAITRYMT, from the exons ATGAGACACGCGTCGGCAGATAACGAGCCGGTGAAAAACTCTTCTCTGATAATGACAGGCTTGTTTAAAATTTGCACACACTGCGAACGGCTTAGTAAAAAG TACATGGGAGTGCGAATCCCCAGGCCACTGGGAAACGGACCAAGCAGATTCATCCCGGAGAAAGAG ATCCTTCAAGTCAGCAAAGTGGACACCAGAACGCAGTCGATATTCGAGGACGCCTTTTCGCTTGGCCGACTCGATAACATCTGCCTGGTGATGGGCTTCCATCCTCAGTATCTGGACTGCTTCCTGAGAACGCAGCATTACCTGCTTCAGATGGACGGACCCTTGTCCCGCCACTACAGGCACTACATTGGCATAATG GCTGCTGCCAGGCACCAGTGTTCGTACTTGGTCAATCTGCATGTGAACGACTTCCTGCAAGTTGGGGGGGACCCCAAGTGGCTGAACGGACTAGATGGAGCCCCGCAGAAGCTGCGAGCCCTGGGAGAACTCAACAAGATCCTGGCTCACCGGCCGTGGCTGCTCACGAAAACACACATCGAG AATCTCCTGAAGGCTGAGGAGCACAGTTGGTCTTTAGCCGAGCTGATCCATGCGGTCGTGCTGCTCACGCACTACCATTCTTTGGCCTCGTTCACCTTCGGCTGTGGGATCACGCCGGACATTCATGCCGAAGGCGGACACACTTTCAGACCCCCTTCGGTCAGTGGCTACTGCATGTGCGACATCGCCAACGGCAATGGTGCTCTGGACGACGTGGTGGGAAACCAGCTG gagaTGGAGGTGTCAGGCGAGGTCGAAGTGCTGATGGAGAGGATGAAGCAGCTGCAGGAGTGCCGCGATGAAGAGGAGGCGAGTCAGGAAGAGATGGCCACACGCTTTGAGCGGGAGAAGACCGAGAGCATGCTCGTGACCACAGCAG AAGACGAGGAGTGTGTGCCATCCAGGGATGTCTCCAGGCATTTCGAGGACCCCAGTTATGGCTACCAAGACTTCTCCAGGAGAGGAGAGCACGTGCCTACCTTCAGAGTGCAG GACTACAGCTGGGAGGACCACGGCTTCTCCTTGGTGAACCGGCTGTACCCGGACGTCGGTCAGCTGCTCGACGAGAAATTCCAGATCGTCTACAATCTCACCTATAACACGATGGCCACGCACCAGGGTGTAGACACCTCCATGCTCCGCCGAGCCATCTGGAACTACATCCACTGCATGTTTGGGATCAG gtatgatgattatgattatggcGAGATCAATGAGTTGCTGGACTGCAGCTTTAAAGTCTACATCAAGACTATGGTGTGTAGCCCAGAGAAGACCACCAAGAGGATGTATGAGAGTTTCTGGAGGCAGTTCCAGCACTCTGAGAAG GTCCATGTAAATTTGCTTCTTATGGAAGCGCGCATGCAGGCAGAACTGCTCTATGCTCTAAGAGCCATCACTCGCTATATGACATGA